In a genomic window of Vicia villosa cultivar HV-30 ecotype Madison, WI unplaced genomic scaffold, Vvil1.0 ctg.000747F_1_1, whole genome shotgun sequence:
- the LOC131630886 gene encoding U-box domain-containing protein 35-like isoform X3, with protein MLFVGQLIILITLSSLQFMLNTKIFLIVEEGQDREGANVFPPDEDDVANVFEPLREMCNDKVVKMKEAVINDSDIARGISEYAKRNHVQHIIVGAPSSYTKNVLSRSLNMRTISKKFKGHDDVPTAIMKSAPDYSSVYVIAKEKIVETRPATAQLENAVSTNDLRSSTFKRGGSTNSSRSGKSPGLSPLHDKLKSSSSTHKSLESIDLSNRGHRSSFNHTSSLNENESSRLHKYGLDAPKLERGSSMASDSQVLGDMAAEMKELRLQLRQTMEMYNSACKEAILAKNKAKEINKWKLEERTVEEVMMSREAALAMAEIEKAKAVAALKSVDEAMKMAEKETQKRLHAERKARREIEERDQALNVIARTDIRYRQYTLEEIENATKNFSLSMKIGEGGYGPVFKGQLDHTHVAIKILRPDAHQGRKQFLQEVEVLCNIRHPNMVLLLGACQDYGCLVYEYMDNGSLEDRLFRKHNSPPIPWQKRLEICYEIATALLFLHQTKPESIVHRDLKPANILLDKNFVSKISDVGLSRLVPPSVADSVTQYHMTSAAGTLCYIDPEYQQTGKLTAKSDIYSLGIMFLQIITARPPMGLSHQVKKAIENGNFVDMLDPVVMDWPTDEALAFAKLALSCAELSKKDRPDLALEVIPELSRLRDLGCKLQNCQQNWSHAPRPPTPPRPRSPPL; from the exons ATGCTTTTCGTTGGACAACTAATAATATTGATAACCCTATCATCATTGCAGTTCATGTTAAACACAAAGATATTCCTCATCGTAG AAGAAGGCCAAGATCGCG AAGGCGCCAATGTTTTTCCTCCTGACGAAGATGATGTAGCCAATGTTTTCGAACCCTTACGGGAAATGTGTAATGATAAAGTG GTAAAGATGAAAGAAGCCGTAATCAATGATAGTGACATTGCTAGAGGAATTTCGGAATATGCAAAGAGGAATCATGTTCAACATATCATTGTTGGTGCTCCCTCTAGCTACACCAAGAATGTTCTGTCAAGGTCTCTAAACATGAGAACCATAAGCAA AAAATTTAAAGGCCACGACGATGTACCGACAGCGATAATGAAATCAGCTCCGGATTATAGTTCTGTCTACGTAATCGCGAAAGAAAAGATAGTAGAAACTCGACCAGCAACAGCGCAGTTGGAAAATGCAGTTTCAACAAATGACCTAAG GTCAAGCACATTTAAAAGAGGAGGAAGCACTAATAGTAGTAGATCAGGAAAATCACCAGGATTATCACCCCTACATGATAAACTAAAGAGTTCTTCATCTACTCATAAATCATTGGAGAGTATCGATTTATCGAATCGTGGCCATAGATCATCCTTTAATCACACTTCAAGCTTAAATGAAAATGAATCATCTCGCTTACATAAATATGGGCTGGATGCGCCGAAATTAGAGAGGGGTTCGAGCATGGCATCAGATTCTCAAGTATTA gGAGACATGGCAGCTGAGATGAAAGAATTGAGACTCCAACTTAGGCAAACTATGGAAATGTATAACTCAGCTTGCAAAGAAGCAATTTTAGCAAAAAATAAG GCTAAAGAGATTAATAAATGGAAACTAGAGGAGCGAACGGTTGAGGAAGTTATGATGTCTCGAGAAGCAGCATTAGCAATGGCGGAAATAGAGAAAGCTAAAGCAGTGGCTGCATTGAAATCAGTAGATGAAGCTATGAAAATGGctgaaaaagaaactcaaaaaagATTACATGCAGAGAGAAAGGCTAGGAGAGAAATAGAAGAGCGAGATCAAGCACTAAACGTGATAGCTCGTACAGATATTCGATATAGACAATACACCTTAGAGGAGATTGAAAATGCTACTAAAAATTTCTCATTATCAATGAAAATAGGTGAAGGTGGATATGGACCTGTGTTTAAAGGTCAACTTGATCATACACATGTTGCTATCAAGATTTTGAGACCTGATGCTCACCAGGGTAGAAAACAGTTCCTGCAAGAG GTTGAGGTATTATGCAACATAAGACATCCAAATATGGTTCTCCTCCTAGGTGCTTGTCAAGATTATGGATGTTTGGTATATGAATACATGGACAATGGTAGTTTAGAAGACAGATTATTTAGAAAACATAATAGCCCTCCAATTCCATGGCAAAAACGTTTAGAAATATGTTACGAAATCGCGACTGCGCTTCTTTTCCTTCACCAAACAAAACCAGAATCCATTGTTCATAGAGACCTTAAACCAGCCAACATTCTCCTAGACAAAAATTTTGTTAGCAAAATAagtgatgttggtttatcaagATTAGTGCCACCTTCTGTAGCTGATTCTGTCACACAATATCACATGACTTCAGCAGCTGGAACATTATGTTACATTGATCCTGAATATCAACAAACAGGAAAGTTGACGGCGAAATCTGATATTTATTCTTTAGGTATCATGTTTCTACAAATTATCACTGCTAGGCCTCCAATGGGACTTTCTCATCAAGTTAAAAAGGCTATTGAGAATGGAAATTTTGTCGATATGCTTGATCCCGTTGTTATGGATTGGCCTACTGATGAAGCTTTGGCGTTTGCTAAACTTGCATTGAGTTGTGCTGAGCTTAGTAAGAAAGATAGACCTGATCTTGCATTAGAAGTGATTCCGGAGCTTAGTCGATTAAGAGACTTGGGATGTAAGTTACAGAACTGTCAACAGAATTGGAGCCATGCGCCGCGTCCTCCTACGCCTCCTCGTCCAAGAAGTCCTCCACTTTGA
- the LOC131630886 gene encoding U-box domain-containing protein 35-like isoform X2 yields MKMPTSGSLNRPNTNLVMVAVGKDKNSGHAFRWTTNNIDNPIIIAVHVKHKDIPHQGQDREGANVFPPDEDDVANVFEPLREMCNDKVVKMKEAVINDSDIARGISEYAKRNHVQHIIVGAPSSYTKNVLSRSLNMRTISKKFKGHDDVPTAIMKSAPDYSSVYVIAKEKIVETRPATAQLENAVSTNDLRSSTFKRGGSTNSSRSGKSPGLSPLHDKLKSSSSTHKSLESIDLSNRGHRSSFNHTSSLNENESSRLHKYGLDAPKLERGSSMASDSQVLGDMAAEMKELRLQLRQTMEMYNSACKEAILAKNKAKEINKWKLEERTVEEVMMSREAALAMAEIEKAKAVAALKSVDEAMKMAEKETQKRLHAERKARREIEERDQALNVIARTDIRYRQYTLEEIENATKNFSLSMKIGEGGYGPVFKGQLDHTHVAIKILRPDAHQGRKQFLQEVEVLCNIRHPNMVLLLGACQDYGCLVYEYMDNGSLEDRLFRKHNSPPIPWQKRLEICYEIATALLFLHQTKPESIVHRDLKPANILLDKNFVSKISDVGLSRLVPPSVADSVTQYHMTSAAGTLCYIDPEYQQTGKLTAKSDIYSLGIMFLQIITARPPMGLSHQVKKAIENGNFVDMLDPVVMDWPTDEALAFAKLALSCAELSKKDRPDLALEVIPELSRLRDLGCKLQNCQQNWSHAPRPPTPPRPRSPPL; encoded by the exons ATGAAAATGCCTACCAGTGGTAGCCTTAATAGACCAAACACAAACCTCGTAATGGTGGCTGTAGGCAAAGACAAGAACAGTGGCCATGCTTTTCGTTGGACAACTAATAATATTGATAACCCTATCATCATTGCAGTTCATGTTAAACACAAAGATATTCCTCATC AAGGCCAAGATCGCG AAGGCGCCAATGTTTTTCCTCCTGACGAAGATGATGTAGCCAATGTTTTCGAACCCTTACGGGAAATGTGTAATGATAAAGTG GTAAAGATGAAAGAAGCCGTAATCAATGATAGTGACATTGCTAGAGGAATTTCGGAATATGCAAAGAGGAATCATGTTCAACATATCATTGTTGGTGCTCCCTCTAGCTACACCAAGAATGTTCTGTCAAGGTCTCTAAACATGAGAACCATAAGCAA AAAATTTAAAGGCCACGACGATGTACCGACAGCGATAATGAAATCAGCTCCGGATTATAGTTCTGTCTACGTAATCGCGAAAGAAAAGATAGTAGAAACTCGACCAGCAACAGCGCAGTTGGAAAATGCAGTTTCAACAAATGACCTAAG GTCAAGCACATTTAAAAGAGGAGGAAGCACTAATAGTAGTAGATCAGGAAAATCACCAGGATTATCACCCCTACATGATAAACTAAAGAGTTCTTCATCTACTCATAAATCATTGGAGAGTATCGATTTATCGAATCGTGGCCATAGATCATCCTTTAATCACACTTCAAGCTTAAATGAAAATGAATCATCTCGCTTACATAAATATGGGCTGGATGCGCCGAAATTAGAGAGGGGTTCGAGCATGGCATCAGATTCTCAAGTATTA gGAGACATGGCAGCTGAGATGAAAGAATTGAGACTCCAACTTAGGCAAACTATGGAAATGTATAACTCAGCTTGCAAAGAAGCAATTTTAGCAAAAAATAAG GCTAAAGAGATTAATAAATGGAAACTAGAGGAGCGAACGGTTGAGGAAGTTATGATGTCTCGAGAAGCAGCATTAGCAATGGCGGAAATAGAGAAAGCTAAAGCAGTGGCTGCATTGAAATCAGTAGATGAAGCTATGAAAATGGctgaaaaagaaactcaaaaaagATTACATGCAGAGAGAAAGGCTAGGAGAGAAATAGAAGAGCGAGATCAAGCACTAAACGTGATAGCTCGTACAGATATTCGATATAGACAATACACCTTAGAGGAGATTGAAAATGCTACTAAAAATTTCTCATTATCAATGAAAATAGGTGAAGGTGGATATGGACCTGTGTTTAAAGGTCAACTTGATCATACACATGTTGCTATCAAGATTTTGAGACCTGATGCTCACCAGGGTAGAAAACAGTTCCTGCAAGAG GTTGAGGTATTATGCAACATAAGACATCCAAATATGGTTCTCCTCCTAGGTGCTTGTCAAGATTATGGATGTTTGGTATATGAATACATGGACAATGGTAGTTTAGAAGACAGATTATTTAGAAAACATAATAGCCCTCCAATTCCATGGCAAAAACGTTTAGAAATATGTTACGAAATCGCGACTGCGCTTCTTTTCCTTCACCAAACAAAACCAGAATCCATTGTTCATAGAGACCTTAAACCAGCCAACATTCTCCTAGACAAAAATTTTGTTAGCAAAATAagtgatgttggtttatcaagATTAGTGCCACCTTCTGTAGCTGATTCTGTCACACAATATCACATGACTTCAGCAGCTGGAACATTATGTTACATTGATCCTGAATATCAACAAACAGGAAAGTTGACGGCGAAATCTGATATTTATTCTTTAGGTATCATGTTTCTACAAATTATCACTGCTAGGCCTCCAATGGGACTTTCTCATCAAGTTAAAAAGGCTATTGAGAATGGAAATTTTGTCGATATGCTTGATCCCGTTGTTATGGATTGGCCTACTGATGAAGCTTTGGCGTTTGCTAAACTTGCATTGAGTTGTGCTGAGCTTAGTAAGAAAGATAGACCTGATCTTGCATTAGAAGTGATTCCGGAGCTTAGTCGATTAAGAGACTTGGGATGTAAGTTACAGAACTGTCAACAGAATTGGAGCCATGCGCCGCGTCCTCCTACGCCTCCTCGTCCAAGAAGTCCTCCACTTTGA
- the LOC131630886 gene encoding U-box domain-containing protein 35-like isoform X4 encodes MKEAVINDSDIARGISEYAKRNHVQHIIVGAPSSYTKNVLSRSLNMRTISKKFKGHDDVPTAIMKSAPDYSSVYVIAKEKIVETRPATAQLENAVSTNDLRSSTFKRGGSTNSSRSGKSPGLSPLHDKLKSSSSTHKSLESIDLSNRGHRSSFNHTSSLNENESSRLHKYGLDAPKLERGSSMASDSQVLGDMAAEMKELRLQLRQTMEMYNSACKEAILAKNKAKEINKWKLEERTVEEVMMSREAALAMAEIEKAKAVAALKSVDEAMKMAEKETQKRLHAERKARREIEERDQALNVIARTDIRYRQYTLEEIENATKNFSLSMKIGEGGYGPVFKGQLDHTHVAIKILRPDAHQGRKQFLQEVEVLCNIRHPNMVLLLGACQDYGCLVYEYMDNGSLEDRLFRKHNSPPIPWQKRLEICYEIATALLFLHQTKPESIVHRDLKPANILLDKNFVSKISDVGLSRLVPPSVADSVTQYHMTSAAGTLCYIDPEYQQTGKLTAKSDIYSLGIMFLQIITARPPMGLSHQVKKAIENGNFVDMLDPVVMDWPTDEALAFAKLALSCAELSKKDRPDLALEVIPELSRLRDLGCKLQNCQQNWSHAPRPPTPPRPRSPPL; translated from the exons ATGAAAGAAGCCGTAATCAATGATAGTGACATTGCTAGAGGAATTTCGGAATATGCAAAGAGGAATCATGTTCAACATATCATTGTTGGTGCTCCCTCTAGCTACACCAAGAATGTTCTGTCAAGGTCTCTAAACATGAGAACCATAAGCAA AAAATTTAAAGGCCACGACGATGTACCGACAGCGATAATGAAATCAGCTCCGGATTATAGTTCTGTCTACGTAATCGCGAAAGAAAAGATAGTAGAAACTCGACCAGCAACAGCGCAGTTGGAAAATGCAGTTTCAACAAATGACCTAAG GTCAAGCACATTTAAAAGAGGAGGAAGCACTAATAGTAGTAGATCAGGAAAATCACCAGGATTATCACCCCTACATGATAAACTAAAGAGTTCTTCATCTACTCATAAATCATTGGAGAGTATCGATTTATCGAATCGTGGCCATAGATCATCCTTTAATCACACTTCAAGCTTAAATGAAAATGAATCATCTCGCTTACATAAATATGGGCTGGATGCGCCGAAATTAGAGAGGGGTTCGAGCATGGCATCAGATTCTCAAGTATTA gGAGACATGGCAGCTGAGATGAAAGAATTGAGACTCCAACTTAGGCAAACTATGGAAATGTATAACTCAGCTTGCAAAGAAGCAATTTTAGCAAAAAATAAG GCTAAAGAGATTAATAAATGGAAACTAGAGGAGCGAACGGTTGAGGAAGTTATGATGTCTCGAGAAGCAGCATTAGCAATGGCGGAAATAGAGAAAGCTAAAGCAGTGGCTGCATTGAAATCAGTAGATGAAGCTATGAAAATGGctgaaaaagaaactcaaaaaagATTACATGCAGAGAGAAAGGCTAGGAGAGAAATAGAAGAGCGAGATCAAGCACTAAACGTGATAGCTCGTACAGATATTCGATATAGACAATACACCTTAGAGGAGATTGAAAATGCTACTAAAAATTTCTCATTATCAATGAAAATAGGTGAAGGTGGATATGGACCTGTGTTTAAAGGTCAACTTGATCATACACATGTTGCTATCAAGATTTTGAGACCTGATGCTCACCAGGGTAGAAAACAGTTCCTGCAAGAG GTTGAGGTATTATGCAACATAAGACATCCAAATATGGTTCTCCTCCTAGGTGCTTGTCAAGATTATGGATGTTTGGTATATGAATACATGGACAATGGTAGTTTAGAAGACAGATTATTTAGAAAACATAATAGCCCTCCAATTCCATGGCAAAAACGTTTAGAAATATGTTACGAAATCGCGACTGCGCTTCTTTTCCTTCACCAAACAAAACCAGAATCCATTGTTCATAGAGACCTTAAACCAGCCAACATTCTCCTAGACAAAAATTTTGTTAGCAAAATAagtgatgttggtttatcaagATTAGTGCCACCTTCTGTAGCTGATTCTGTCACACAATATCACATGACTTCAGCAGCTGGAACATTATGTTACATTGATCCTGAATATCAACAAACAGGAAAGTTGACGGCGAAATCTGATATTTATTCTTTAGGTATCATGTTTCTACAAATTATCACTGCTAGGCCTCCAATGGGACTTTCTCATCAAGTTAAAAAGGCTATTGAGAATGGAAATTTTGTCGATATGCTTGATCCCGTTGTTATGGATTGGCCTACTGATGAAGCTTTGGCGTTTGCTAAACTTGCATTGAGTTGTGCTGAGCTTAGTAAGAAAGATAGACCTGATCTTGCATTAGAAGTGATTCCGGAGCTTAGTCGATTAAGAGACTTGGGATGTAAGTTACAGAACTGTCAACAGAATTGGAGCCATGCGCCGCGTCCTCCTACGCCTCCTCGTCCAAGAAGTCCTCCACTTTGA
- the LOC131630886 gene encoding U-box domain-containing protein 35-like isoform X1, translating into MKMPTSGSLNRPNTNLVMVAVGKDKNSGHAFRWTTNNIDNPIIIAVHVKHKDIPHQEGQDREGANVFPPDEDDVANVFEPLREMCNDKVVKMKEAVINDSDIARGISEYAKRNHVQHIIVGAPSSYTKNVLSRSLNMRTISKKFKGHDDVPTAIMKSAPDYSSVYVIAKEKIVETRPATAQLENAVSTNDLRSSTFKRGGSTNSSRSGKSPGLSPLHDKLKSSSSTHKSLESIDLSNRGHRSSFNHTSSLNENESSRLHKYGLDAPKLERGSSMASDSQVLGDMAAEMKELRLQLRQTMEMYNSACKEAILAKNKAKEINKWKLEERTVEEVMMSREAALAMAEIEKAKAVAALKSVDEAMKMAEKETQKRLHAERKARREIEERDQALNVIARTDIRYRQYTLEEIENATKNFSLSMKIGEGGYGPVFKGQLDHTHVAIKILRPDAHQGRKQFLQEVEVLCNIRHPNMVLLLGACQDYGCLVYEYMDNGSLEDRLFRKHNSPPIPWQKRLEICYEIATALLFLHQTKPESIVHRDLKPANILLDKNFVSKISDVGLSRLVPPSVADSVTQYHMTSAAGTLCYIDPEYQQTGKLTAKSDIYSLGIMFLQIITARPPMGLSHQVKKAIENGNFVDMLDPVVMDWPTDEALAFAKLALSCAELSKKDRPDLALEVIPELSRLRDLGCKLQNCQQNWSHAPRPPTPPRPRSPPL; encoded by the exons ATGAAAATGCCTACCAGTGGTAGCCTTAATAGACCAAACACAAACCTCGTAATGGTGGCTGTAGGCAAAGACAAGAACAGTGGCCATGCTTTTCGTTGGACAACTAATAATATTGATAACCCTATCATCATTGCAGTTCATGTTAAACACAAAGATATTCCTCATC AAGAAGGCCAAGATCGCG AAGGCGCCAATGTTTTTCCTCCTGACGAAGATGATGTAGCCAATGTTTTCGAACCCTTACGGGAAATGTGTAATGATAAAGTG GTAAAGATGAAAGAAGCCGTAATCAATGATAGTGACATTGCTAGAGGAATTTCGGAATATGCAAAGAGGAATCATGTTCAACATATCATTGTTGGTGCTCCCTCTAGCTACACCAAGAATGTTCTGTCAAGGTCTCTAAACATGAGAACCATAAGCAA AAAATTTAAAGGCCACGACGATGTACCGACAGCGATAATGAAATCAGCTCCGGATTATAGTTCTGTCTACGTAATCGCGAAAGAAAAGATAGTAGAAACTCGACCAGCAACAGCGCAGTTGGAAAATGCAGTTTCAACAAATGACCTAAG GTCAAGCACATTTAAAAGAGGAGGAAGCACTAATAGTAGTAGATCAGGAAAATCACCAGGATTATCACCCCTACATGATAAACTAAAGAGTTCTTCATCTACTCATAAATCATTGGAGAGTATCGATTTATCGAATCGTGGCCATAGATCATCCTTTAATCACACTTCAAGCTTAAATGAAAATGAATCATCTCGCTTACATAAATATGGGCTGGATGCGCCGAAATTAGAGAGGGGTTCGAGCATGGCATCAGATTCTCAAGTATTA gGAGACATGGCAGCTGAGATGAAAGAATTGAGACTCCAACTTAGGCAAACTATGGAAATGTATAACTCAGCTTGCAAAGAAGCAATTTTAGCAAAAAATAAG GCTAAAGAGATTAATAAATGGAAACTAGAGGAGCGAACGGTTGAGGAAGTTATGATGTCTCGAGAAGCAGCATTAGCAATGGCGGAAATAGAGAAAGCTAAAGCAGTGGCTGCATTGAAATCAGTAGATGAAGCTATGAAAATGGctgaaaaagaaactcaaaaaagATTACATGCAGAGAGAAAGGCTAGGAGAGAAATAGAAGAGCGAGATCAAGCACTAAACGTGATAGCTCGTACAGATATTCGATATAGACAATACACCTTAGAGGAGATTGAAAATGCTACTAAAAATTTCTCATTATCAATGAAAATAGGTGAAGGTGGATATGGACCTGTGTTTAAAGGTCAACTTGATCATACACATGTTGCTATCAAGATTTTGAGACCTGATGCTCACCAGGGTAGAAAACAGTTCCTGCAAGAG GTTGAGGTATTATGCAACATAAGACATCCAAATATGGTTCTCCTCCTAGGTGCTTGTCAAGATTATGGATGTTTGGTATATGAATACATGGACAATGGTAGTTTAGAAGACAGATTATTTAGAAAACATAATAGCCCTCCAATTCCATGGCAAAAACGTTTAGAAATATGTTACGAAATCGCGACTGCGCTTCTTTTCCTTCACCAAACAAAACCAGAATCCATTGTTCATAGAGACCTTAAACCAGCCAACATTCTCCTAGACAAAAATTTTGTTAGCAAAATAagtgatgttggtttatcaagATTAGTGCCACCTTCTGTAGCTGATTCTGTCACACAATATCACATGACTTCAGCAGCTGGAACATTATGTTACATTGATCCTGAATATCAACAAACAGGAAAGTTGACGGCGAAATCTGATATTTATTCTTTAGGTATCATGTTTCTACAAATTATCACTGCTAGGCCTCCAATGGGACTTTCTCATCAAGTTAAAAAGGCTATTGAGAATGGAAATTTTGTCGATATGCTTGATCCCGTTGTTATGGATTGGCCTACTGATGAAGCTTTGGCGTTTGCTAAACTTGCATTGAGTTGTGCTGAGCTTAGTAAGAAAGATAGACCTGATCTTGCATTAGAAGTGATTCCGGAGCTTAGTCGATTAAGAGACTTGGGATGTAAGTTACAGAACTGTCAACAGAATTGGAGCCATGCGCCGCGTCCTCCTACGCCTCCTCGTCCAAGAAGTCCTCCACTTTGA
- the LOC131630887 gene encoding extensin-like, with translation MAHNKNLGYIKKVVFMLLVLFVTLTLEIEFQVEEEPSSGLLCISECVTCPTICSPPPPKLVPSNSNHPPLSPPTQNPPPPPLLTNAPPFPLITPHPPSSPLLTQTPPPPPLLTSYSPPPSPPLKSYPPPTLSLPPPLLTESPPSPPTPSTQSSLPPPPPLKSSPSSGSSGSAQPQPTVIGGSPHNYPYPYYYYYASSASHFSNNVVPFFVVLLFLHKIFFAC, from the coding sequence ATGGCACATAACAAGAACCTAGGATACATCAAAAAAGTTGTATTCATGTTACTAGTTTTGTTTGTGACACTAACATTAGAGATTGAGTTCCAAGTTGAAGAAGAGCCTTCAAGTGGTTTATTATGCATTAGTGAATGTGTTACATGTCCTACAATATGTTCACCACCACCTCCTAAACTTGTTCcatcaaattcaaatcatcctCCACTTTCACCCCCAACACAAAATCCTCCACCCCCTCCTTTATTAACAAATGCACCCCCTTTTCCACTAATTACACCCCACCCTCCATCTTCTCCATTACTTACACAAACCCCTCCACCTCCTCCATTATTAACATCATATTCACCTCCTCCTTCTCCACCTCTAAAATCATATCCTCCACCAACACTAAGTCTTCCACCACCATTGCTGACAGAGTCACCGCCGTCTCCACCAACTCCTTCAACACAATCTTCTCTACCGCCTCCGCCGCCTTTGAAATCCTCGCCTTCTTCGGGTTCGTCGGGATCAGCACAACCACAGCCTACAGTTATTGGTGGATCACCACATAACTATCCATATCCATACTACTATTATTATGCTTCAAGTGCATCTCATTTTTCTAATAATGTTGTGCCTTTTTTTGTTGTACTTTTGTTTCTTCATAAGATATTCTTTGCTTGTTAA
- the LOC131630916 gene encoding G-protein coupled receptor 1-like — MATSVAVGSTLTAYNREILTAVNVGASSLSLAGSTFIVLCYLLFKELRKFSFKLVFYLALADMLCSFFSIIGDPSKSFFCYAQGYSSHFFCVASFLWTTTIAFTLHRTVVKHKTDVEDLEGMFHLYVWGTSLVMTVMRSFGNDHRHHFGTVCWTQTGRTGKAIHFITFYLPLWGAILYNGLTYMQVIRMLNNATRMAVGMSGQSYVSDSRDNMRALNRWGYYPLILIGSWAFGTINRIHDFLEPNHKIFWLSFLDVGTAALMGLFNSIAYGLNSSVRRAICERLDKLWPERLHRWLPNSFKYKSLSQESELTMFKTEDQP, encoded by the exons ATGGCGACCTCCGTCGCCGTCGGCAGCACTCTAACGGCGTACAATCGCGAGATTCTTACAGCAGTGAACGTCGGCGCGTCGAGCCTCTCTTTGGCTGGTTCCACCTTCATTGTACTATGCTACCTTCTCTTCAAGGAGCTCCGCAAGTTTTCCTTCAAGCTTGTTTTCTATCTCGCACTCGCA GATATGCTTTGCAGTTTCTTCAGCATAATAGG GGACCCATCCAAAAGTTTCTTTTGTTATGCTCAAGGATACAGTTCACATTTCTTTTGCGTGGCATCTTTCCTTTGGACAACAACAATTGCTTTTACCTTGCACCGCACTGTTGTAAAACACAAAACagatgttgaagatttggagggcATGTTCCATTTATATGTCTGGG GTACTTCGCTGGTTATGACAGTCATGCGCTCCTTCGGTAATGACCACAGACATCATTTTGGTACAGTGTGTTGGACTCAAACAGGTCGCACAGGGAAGGCAA TTCATTTTATTACATTTTACTTGCCACTTTGGGGTGCAATTCTATATAATGGGCTTACATACATGCAAGTTATACGCATGCTGAATAATGCAACCCGT ATGGCAGTTGGCATGTCAGGCCAATCTTATGTCTCAGATTCAAGAGACAACATGAGG GCTTTGAACCGATGGGGGTACTATCCACTAATTCTAATAGGATCATGGGCTTTTGGCACTATTAACCGAATTCATGATTTTCTTGAACCTAACCACAAGATATTTTGGCTCTCATTTCTTGATGTTGGAACGGCCGCCCTTATG GGCCTCTTTAACTCAATTGCTTATGGCCTCAATTCTTCTGTTCGTCGGGCAATTTGTGAAAGACTGGATAA GTTATGGCCCGAGAGACTGCACAGATGGCTCCCTAACAGTTTTAAGTACAAGAGCTTATCACAAGAAAGTGAACTCACCATGTTCAAAACTGAAGATCAACCATAG